The region GCATTGGGTGCTATGGGGCTCAGGGGGTCCTGTGGGTCGCAGTGAGTATTATGGGGTACTATGGGGCTCAGGGGGTGTTTTGGTCAGGTTTGCCCAAATTGGAGGCCTTGGGTATTGGGGGGGGGCATCAGTTGTTATTGTAGGGTCTCCCCAAAACAGACCCTGGTGTTTGTTTATTGTAGGGCTCCCCTGTTAATTACCTTGTTGCTCTGTTATTGTAGGGTCTCCTCTCAACAGACCCCATGATTTGTTATCGTAGGGTCTCCCAAAAATAGCTCCTGATGGTTTATTATTCTAGGATATCCCTAGAACTGATTCCTTTGCCCTGTTATTGGAGAGTTTCCCCCAGATAGAGCTGGCTGCTTATTTATTGTAGGGTCTCCCTGTGAATCAGTTGGTTGCTTTGTTATTGTAGGGTCTCCCCTAAACAGACCCTGCAGGTTTGTTATTGTAGGGcctccccagagctgctcccatTGGTTGTTATTGTAGGGCCCCCCCAAAGCAGACCCCACAGTTTGTTATTGGGGGGTCCCCGGTGTTTATTTACTGCAGGGTCCCCCGAGATCCGCTCCCGTTGGTTGTTATTGTAGGGTCTCCTGCTCCCGTCCATGGCGGGGTCCCCCCGGGGCCGCTCCGCTGCGGTCACCGCGGGGGCTCCGcgggtgccgggggggggccgGTGGCGCCGGGGGGGGCCGGTACCGGGCCCGGGTCCCGccgcagcaccagcaccagcaccagcaccagcagcacgATGAGGACGAGCCCGGtgccggccgccgccgccgcccaaCGCCGCCGGGAGCGGTGCGGCCGCTGCAGCGCCACCGCGCGGCTGCTGCGGGAGAACGACTCGCTCTGCGGGGGGGGACGGAGCGGCTGCGACCAGGGACAcccccagggacaccccccagtgtgtgaccccccccccgggcTGCACGCACCCCCTTTGGGGCTCTGTGTCCCTACAGTGCCCCCCCCAGTCTCTATGTTCCTATAGTACCCCCCCAGTCTCTATGTCCTTACAGTGTCCCCCCTAGTCTCTATGTCCCTATAGTGTCCCTCCCCCAATCTCTATGTCCTTATAGTGCCCCCCGTAGTCTCTGTCCCTATAGTACCACCCCAGTCTCTATGACCCTATAGTGCCCCCCCAGTCTCTTTGTCCTTATAGTGTCCCCCCCCAGTCTCTACGTCCCTATAGTGTCACCCCCAGACTCTATGTCCTTATAGTATCCCCCCCAGTCTCTATGTCCCTATAGTGTCCCCCCCAGTCTCTATGTCCCTATAGTGCCCCCCCAGCCTCTGTCCCCATAGTGTCCCTGTGGTGTGCCCATGTCCCACCATGGCGCGCAGGCTCTGAGCGCGCGTGTCGAGGTCCCGCAGGCGCCCGTCCCGCTCCAGCGCCCGCAGCATGTTCTGCTGCATCAGCCCCGCCACCGCCTCGGCCTCGCGCTGGCACTGCCACAGCCCCGCCTGCGGCACCGGGACAGGGGGACAGGGGAAcgtgggggacatggggacattggggacTGGGGGAGCATGGGGGGACTATGGGGACATTAGGGACTATGGAGACATTGGGGACATTGGGAACATGGGGGACtatggggacattggggacagGGGAACATGAGGGACTATGGGGACATTAGGGACATTGGGGACtatggggacattggggacagGGGGAAcatggggacattggggacagGGGAACATGAGGGACtatggggacactggggacagGGGGAACATGGGGGACTACGGGGACATTGGGGACtatggggacattggggacagGGGGAACATGGGGGACTACGGGGACATTAGGGACtatggggacactggggactATGGAGACGTTGGGGACATTGGGAACATGGGGGACtatggggacattggggacagGGGAACATGGGGGACTATGGGGACATTGGGAACAGGGGGAACATGGGGGactatggggacatgggggacagGAGAACATGGGGGACtatggggacattggggacagGGGGAACATGGGGGACtatggggacattggggacTATGGGGACATTGAGAACAGGGGGAACATGGGGGACTCTGGGGGCATGGGGGACAGGGGAACATGGGGGACtatggggacattggggacagGGGGAACACGGGGGACTAGGGGGACATTGGGGACAGGGGAACATGGGGGACtatggggacattggggacagGGGGAACACGGGGGACTAGGGGGACATTGGGGATCAGGGGGGACCCGGAGACATGGGGGACATCAGGACATTGGAGACACAAGGACCACAGGTAAGTGGAACATGGGGACAtctgggacatggggacattGGATCCGAAGGGGATCTGAGACTGTGGCGACTATGGGAAcacaggggacatggggaccaCGGGGACATTGAGACTATGGGGACATTGGGACTGTAGGAAAGGGGCACGTGGGGGAATGGAGACTATGGGGTCATCAGGACATTGGGGACACTGGGGAACAGGGACTCTGGAGACATGGGGACCATGGGGACATCACAAGGACATGGGGATTGCAGAGAAGGGATGATGGGGACATGGACACCATGAGGAGGGGGCACACAGGGACTGTGGGGACAAAGAGAActtggggacacagggacatggggaccaTAGGGACATAGGGATCATGGCGACACAGGGACTATGGGGACCATAGGGACAGAGGGAGCAGGGGGACACAGGGGCTAGGGGGGAATCGGGACCATGGGGAAGGGGCACATGGGGACATGCAACCATGGGGGCCACAGGGACCATGGGGACAACACGGGGACATCGGGAATGTGGGAACGTGGAGGCACAGGGGCCATGGGGATGATGGGGCCAGGGGAAAGGGGCCCGGGGGGAGGGCAACGCGGGGAGGCCCCGGCGGGCCCGGGTCCGGGTCCCCCCCGCCGGGAAGCCGAAGCGgcgccggggccgcggcgcTCACCATGGTCCGGTGCCCGGTCGGTGCCCGCTCGGTGCCGGTCCCGGAGCGCCCGGGCCCGTCCCGCCCCCGGCGCGGGAGGGACCGGGACCGCCCCCCCGGGGCACGGACCGGCaccgtgtgtgtgtgtccgcAGCGGGACCCCCGTGTCCGCAACCCTCCGCGGGACCCTCCCACCCCTTGTCCCCTCCCTGGGACCCCGTGTCCGTGTGTCCCTCCCCCGATGACACCGGTAACAGCGACACCGCCACACTGCGCCCTTTGTCCCCAGCGCCATGCACCGGGCTGGGTCCGCCCCTCGGCGCTGCACAGCCTGTCCCCCCCTTGTCctccccccatgtccccttcATTgtgcccccatgtccccatctgTGTCCTCCCCTGTGTCTGCACGTGTGTCCTCCCCACGTGTCCCCATCTGTGTcctctccccatgtccccccactTGTTCCCCCCCTGTCCCCACATGCGTCCTCCCACACGTCTTCATGTGTTTCCTCCCTCTATGTCCCCCCAAATGTGTCCCATGTGTCCCCCCCTTGTCctccccccatgtccccttcATTgtgcccccatgtccccatctgTGTCCTCCCCTGTGTCTGCACGTGTGTCCTCCCCACGTGTCCCCATCTGTGTcctctccccatgtccccccactTGTTCCCCCCCTGTCCCCACATGCGTCCTCCCACACGTCTTCATGTGTTTCCTCCCTCTATGTCCCCCCCAATGTGTCCCATGTGTCCCCCCATcaatgccccccccccccacgtCCCCTTCATTgtgcccccatgtccccatctgTGTCCTCCCCTGTGTCTGCACGTGTGTCCTCCCCACGTGTCCCCATCTGTGTcctctccccatgtccccccactTGTTCCCCCCTGTCCCCACATGCGTCCTCCCACACGTCTTCATGTGTTTCCTCCCTCTATGTCCCCCCCAATGTGTCCCATGTGTCCCCCCATCAATGCCCCCCCCCCACGTCCAATCACTGTGTATTGGTGCCCCGGGGGTGTCTCTGTGTGGGGATGGTGCCGGTGGCCACGAGGACAGTGATGATGGTGACGATGGTGACGAGGCCGAGCTCGAGGAGCAGCTTCGTGTTGTGCCACCAGAGCCGGAGGGTGACCCCCTGTGCCATGGTCCTGAATGCTGCGACTGCGGGACAGCGATGCCATGGGGACACCCTGACACCACAGGGACACCATTGTCACTGTGGGGACATCCtgacaccatggggacaccattGCCACCATGGGAACACCCATTGTCACCCTTGGGGACACCCATTGTCACCCATAGGGAACACCCACTGTCACCCTTGGGGACACCCtgacaccatggggacaccattgccaccatggggacacccatTGTCACCCTTGGGGACACCCTGACACTATCATTGTCACCCCAGGGACACTATTGTCACCCATAGGGACACCATTGCCACTATGGGGACACCATTGCCACCCTTGGGGACATCCATTGTCACCCATAGGGGACACCACTGTCACCCTTGGGGACACCCTGATACTATCATTGTCACCCATAGGGACACCATTgccaccatggggacacccatTGTCACCCTTGGGGACACCCcgacaccatggggacaccattGCCACCCATAGGGACACCATTGCCAGCATGGGGACACCACTGTCACCCATAGGGACACCCACTGCCTCCACGGGGTCCCCCGTTCTTAACCCCGCCCCGCTCGGGGCTTCCGGGAGCGGCGGCTCGGAGGGTGGGCGGGGCCTGGGGTGGGTGTGTCAGGGCGTGGCTCTGTTGGGCGGCCGCGATTGGTGGGTGCGCCCCGTGACGTGCTGTGACGTAGAGCGAGGGGCGGAGCCGCGGCGatggcggcggcagcggcgggagAGCAGCGGGAGCGGGACGTGCCCCGAGCCCCCgcgggcccggcgcggcggcggcggccggagcaggccccgggccccgccgctgcGGAGCCGGAGCCGGGACCGGAGCCGGAGCCCAGCGTGACCCGGCGGCTGCTCGGCTTCGAGCTGCGGGACCTGACCCGCTGGCACCGCTTCGTGCGGCTGCTGCACCGCCCCACAGACCCCGCCGCGCTCGGCGCCTTCCGCGCCGCCTTCGGTGAGCACCGGGAACCGGCGGGGGACACACACTGCCACGTCGGCCGCGGGTGAAGGTCCCGGCGGTCATTGCCCCCCTCCCGCAGGGCTGCTGATGGTGCTGGACGTGCCGCAGGAGCGGGGCATGGCGCTGCTGGACCGGCGCTTCCTGGACGGGCTGGAGGTGTGCCGCTTCCCGCTGCTGCCCGCGCTGCGGCCGCTGCCGCTCGACGGCATGTACCTGCTCTACACCGTCATGATGCTCGGTACCGGCACCGGCAACGGGACAGCGGCggcaggggagcagggaggggtgGGACATGGTGGGGACAGGCACTGGGATGGAAACTGTCATGGTAAAGGGTGATGGGCGCTGAGATGGGTGCTCGGGGTGACACTGGGACAGAGATAGGGGTGAggtggggacagggacatgaATGGGAGCCAGAGAAGgatggggacacggggacaggCACCGGGATGGGAACTGCCCTGGCAGAGGGTGGTGGGCACTGAGATGGGTGCTCGGGGTGACACTGGGACAGGGAAacaggggtgggatgggggcatggggacagggacccAAAGGGGAGCCAGGGGCAGGGAAACGGGTGAGCTGGGGACCCGAAGGGGAGCCGGGGAGGGATAGGCACAGGCAGGGGAcatgctggggctgccctgggtGTCACCGTGCCCCGGTGCAGGGGCGCTGGGCATGATGCTGGGGTGCTGGTACCGCCTGAGCTGCGTGGCCTTCCTGTGCCCGTACTGGTACGTGCTGCTGCTGGACAAGACCTCCTGGAACAACCACTCCTACCTGTACGGGCTGCTGGCCTTCCAGCTCACGCTGCTGGGCGCCGACCGCTACGGGTGCGTGTgggcaccgggacccccccccagcaccggGACACTCTGGGGttggggcacccatgggtggcaCAGGGAGCCCCTGTGTAACTGGGGTGCTCTGGTTGTGGCACAGGGTGCAGTGTCCCCATAGGGTGACATAAGGGTGACCCCTGTGTCACCAGTGTGGTCCCCAGGGGGTGTCCCCGTGGCAGTGTGGTGACAGTGACCTGGTCACCCTGTTTcttggggtgccccccccccccgtgtccccacaGGTCTGTGGATGGGCTCTTTCGGCCTCAGAAGAGAAACGCACACGTCCCGCTGTGGAACTACACCCTGCTGCGAGCCCAGGTGAGACTTGGGGTCCCCAGTGTGCCCATGGGGTGCCCGGTGTGCCCCTAAGGGTCCCTGTCCCCACACTGTCCCTGTGCCCCAGATCTTCCTGGTGTACTTCATCGCGGGGCTGAAGAAGCTGGACATGGACTGGGTGAGCGGGTACTCCATGGGCTCCCTCGCGCGCCACTGGCTCTTCACACCCTtcaggtgaggaggaggagggcgaTGGGGGGGGTAATggggtgaggatgaggagggtgATGGGGTGAGGgaatgaggatgaggagggtgGTGGGGGTGAGGgaatgaggatgaggagggtgCCGGGGTGATGCCGGTGCTGTGGCCAGGCTGGTGCTGTCGGAGCAGAGCACCAGCCTGCTGGTGGTGCACGGGGGGGGGGCTCCTGCTCGACCTCTCGGCCgggttcctgctgctgctcgACGCCACCCGCCCCATCGCCCTCGTCTTCGTCACCTACTTCCACTGCATGAACTCGCAGCTCTTCAGCATCGGTGAGAACAGCGTCTGCACCcgaaacacccccaaaacacccccaaaacacccccagggaccctgaaacacccccaaaacaccctcagggaccccaaaaccacccctaAAGCacccccagggaccccaaaacacccccagaGCACCCCCAGGAACCCCGAAAcacccccagggacccccacaACACCCCCAAAGCACTCCCAGGGGACCCAAAAACACCCCTCGAGCACCTCCATCCTAGGGAGGTGCATCTGAgcaccctcccaccccccccccccccaaaaccacctctaAACTGTGCAGGGGACCCCTGGgcacccccaaatcccccccaaGCCTGGTCAGGGGACCCCCTAAACCCCCCTGCCCCGGTGCACAGGGGGGGTCCCTGAGCCGTGCCCCCCCCAGGCATGTTCCCATACACCATGCTGGCCAGCAGCGGGCTGTTCTGCCACCCCGGCTGGCCGCGGCGCCTGGTGGCGCGGTGCCCGCGGTGGCTGCGGGGGGGGCTGCCCAGcacccgcccccccccgccacaGCCCCGACTGCCACTacggggcgcggggggggctCCGGCCGCGGCAGCACCTCGCTGCTGCCTTCACCGTGCTCTacgtgctggagcagctcttccTGCCCTACTCACACTTCATCACCCAGGTGGGGGCAAAGGGGGGGGTACTGGggggggcaggtttgggggagATGGGGGGGTATTTTGGGAGATATTTGGGGGACCATGGGGGGGCTTATTTGAGGACATGGAGGCTTTTGGGGGCATGGGCGCATttgaggggacatggggagacCTTGTTTTGGATGTGAGGGGCAGTTTGGGGGACATGGAAGGTGGTTTTGGAGACGGGGGGGGCACTTTGGGGGATATTTCATAGGACCTGGGGGGTACTTCTGAAGCAGGGGGCATTTTCCTTGGCTGCAAGGATGGGGTTTGGATGCAGGGGGAGCACTTtgggggatatgggggtgcTTTTTGGAGCCATAGGgcggtgctgggggggggcacaggggtCTCATATCCCTTCcttgtgtgtgtccccccccagggCTATAACAACTGGACCAACGGCCTCTACGGCTACTCCTGGGACATGATGGTTCACTCCCGCTTCCACCAGCACGTCAAGATCACGTACCGGGACGGGCTCACTGGGGACGTGGGGTACCTCAAACCGGGGGTGAGCAGagcccggggggggggcacgggaCACAGGGGGTGCCCGCagccccccaacacccccccgGGGTAGGTGTTCACGCAGAGCCGGCGCTGGAAGGACCACGCGGACATGCTGAAGCAATACGCCACGTGCCTGAGCCAGCTCCTGCCGCGCTACAACATCTCCGAGCCCCAGATCTACTTCGACATCTGGGTCTCCATCAACGACCGCTTCCAgcagaggtttgggggggggggtattttggggggggggagcagcagcacccccaAAGGTGCCGCTGGGGGGTGCTGAGGGCCGGGGGGTGCCGCAGGCTGGTGGACCCGCGCGTGGACGTGGTGCGGGCGCCCTGGTCGCCGTGGCGCCGCACGCCCTGggtgctgccgctgctgctggagctgtcgCCCTGGCGCCAGCGGCTGCAGGAGCTCGAGAGCAGCCTGGACGGGCACACGGACGCCGTCTTCATCGCTGACTTCCCCGGTACGGGGCAGCCCTGGAGGGGGGGGTTTGAACCCCAATGATGGAGAGGGGGGGCTGAACCCCTAtttgtgtccccccccccccaaagggCTGCACTTAGAGAACTTTGTGAGTGAGGACCTGGGCAACACGAGCCTGCGGGTGCTGCGGGGAGaggtgctggtggagctggtggagcagcaCCAAAACCACTCGCTGCGGGAGGGCGAGGGGCTGCAGGTCAGTGCAGGGGGGGCAGCggggaggggttgggggggggttCATGAGGCTGAGCCCcggtgtgtgtccccccccgcAGCTGCCGGCGGGGCAGTACCACAAGGTGCACACGGTGTCCGCGGAGCCCTCGTGCTACATGTACCTGTACGTGAACACGACGGCGCGGGCACTGGAGCACAACCTGACGCGGCTGCAGGAGCTGCGGGACCGGCTGCGCAACGGCACCGGTGAGCGCCGGGATGGGCCCGGGGGGAtccgggcggggggggggtcagCACCGGCACTGAGCGCGTCCCGCCCCGCAGCGCCCGAGCCGCTGCCCCCGGAGCTGCGGCCGCTGCTGGGGGAGCCGCTgccgcccggcgccgccgctGACCCGCTGGTGGCGCTGCTGCTGCGgagggagcggcggcggcgggagcgcggggCCGGGCTCGGGCAGCGCCTGCGCCGCTTCCTGCGCAGGAAGCTCCATCTGTTCCGCAGGAGGTGAGAGCACTGaccccccccgacccccccgGGCaccccctgacccccccccgGGCACCCAACCGCGGGGGGAGCCCCAACCCCATCACTGCCCCCCAACCCCATCACTGACCCCCAACCCCGTCACTGCCCCCCCAATCAATCACTGACCCCCCCAACCCCGTCGCTGCCCCCCCAATCAATCACTGAGCCCCCAATCACTGACCCCCCAACACCATCACTGACCCCCAACCCCATCACTGCCCCCCAACCCCATCACTGACCCCCAACCCCGTCGCTGCCCCCCCAATCAATCACTGAGCCCCCAATCACTGACCCCCCAACACCATCACTGACCCCCAACCCCATCACTGACCCCCAATCCATCACTGACCCCCAAATCCATCACTAACCCCTAACCCCATCACTGCCTCCCCAAACCTCATCACTGACCCCCCAACCCATCACTGCCCCCCCCAACACATCATTGACCCCCCAGACCTCATCATTGACCCCCCATCGCTGACCCCAAACCTCCTTATGGCCCCCCCCCATCACTGACATCCCCCCAGCCCTCAGCACTGACCCTCAAACCCTCCTTGATGTGACCCCCCAAACCTCATCACTGCACCCCCAAATTGTGGCCCCCCCAACTCCTCATCCTTGACCCCAGCCCCTCATCACTGTCACCCCAGGACCTCAGCAGTGACCCCCCCAACCTCTTGTCAGCcccccctgctcctccatcaCTGCCCCCCCCAACCTCTCCTTTATGGCCCCTCATCATGTGCCCCCCAACTCCCTCCTCACTGACCCCCAACCCCTCCTCACtgccccccccaaacctgctgCAAACCCTCATTGCTGACCCCCCCTCCTCACAGACACCCCAAACCTTGGTACTGACCCACAACCCCTCATTACTGCGCCCCCAACTGGTACagacaccccaaaccccatcacTGACCCCCCCTTCTCATTACTGTtacccccccccaccttcttaCTGCCCCCAAACTGGCACTAGAGACCCCCCTGCCTTGTTActgcccccccaaacccatcaCTGACCCCAAACCCTCCTTATGGCCCCCCCTCATCACTGACATCCCTCCCCAACCTCAGCACTGATCCTCAGACCCTCACTGATGTGACCCCCCAACTTTGTCATTGCACCCCCAAACTCTGTGGCCCCCCCAACCCCTTATTACAGCCCCCCCAACTCTCATTACtgtgacccccccaaaccctcatCCTTGGCCCCAGCCCCTCATCACTGTCACCCCAGAACCTCAGCAGTAACCCCCCCAACCCCTTGTCAGCCCCCCCTTGTTCCTCCATCACTGCCCCCAACCTCTCATCGTGGGCCCCCATTACTGTGACCCCCCCAACTCCTTGTAACAGACCTCCCCCAACCCTTCACTTTGTGCCCCCCAAATCCCTCATCACCACAACCTGCTACTGAACCCCACCCCCCCATTACTGCCCCCCCATCACAGACACCCCAAACCTTGGCACTGACACATAACCCCTCATTACTGCCCCCCCAGACTGTTacagacccccccaaaccccatcagTGCTCCACCAAACCTTATTCCTACCCCCCCTAAACTCTGTTTACAGACACCCCAAACCTCAtctttgcccccccccccattattGACACCCCTAACCCCTCAtggaccccccccccagcctgttTTTGCTGACCTCCACCCCCTCATTACTGTGCCCCTCTTGTTATGGCCCCCCCCAATCCCCATCAGTGACCCTCAACCCCTCCTtatgggacccccccaaaccttGTACCTGTGCCCCCAAACTCTCACTGTGCCCCCCCCACTCTCATTACTGTGGCCCCCCTAAACTCTCATTATGGCCCCTCATTATGTGCCCCCCAACCCCCCATCACTGCCCCCCCAAGCCTTGACACTGATCCCCCCAGACACCCCAAACCTTGACACTGACCCACAACCCTTGTTACTGCCCCCCCAAGCTGTTACAGACCCCCCCCTCGTTACTGCCCCCAAACTGCCATTAGaaaccccccccaaccccatcccttacccccccaaaaccccatcaCTGACCTCCAAACCGCATCACTGCCCCCCCATTACTGCCCCCACCCCCCCGTCACGGTTTAAGCGCCGAACCCCGGACACCCCCtcactgccccccccccgcagcgTGCTCATGACGTGCATCTCGCTGCGGAACCTGGCCGTGGGGCGCCCCCCCCCGCAGCGCCTGGCGCAGGAACTGGCCTTCGCCGACTGGCGCCCggccgaggaggaggaggagggtgctgggggggccaTGGacacggcggggggggggcacggaGCCCGAGCTCTGAGCGTGCCCCCCCCCAGTGAGCCTGAGCGCGGCGCATTGAACCCAGTTTTATTTGCCAGTTGGGGGCAGTTTTGGTGGAATCGGaacaaaatggaataaaaacctcgggaaaagaagggaaataaaataaaaaccaaaaaggggGGGCCCCCCCCTtcaccttccccccccccgttcccccccccctttgccAAGGCACTTGGGGGGCCCGGCCCCCGGGACAGGCAGTAAACAAGCCGGCTTCTCTGTACCACACCGGCCAAAGCGCCCGCTCCCGGGGCTGTCACCCCGCTTTGGAGTgggaattgggggggggggtgatgggggaggatggagaaggagggggggggatgctggaggggggaATCAAGAGCTGCCGCGTGAGCCGGGGGCTTCTCTGTACTCACACCCCCCCTCAGCACACAATAAATACACCGCTAGAAAAACACGTTCAAGTAtcaacaccccccccccccaaagctTTGAgtgcccccccccaccccaggaTCCATCCCTAAGCTCGGCcgagccccccccccgcccccccccgggGGTGGGTTGTGCAGTTTGTGGAGTCACTTCGGTTGTTGGCTAAAAAATACAACTTAAAACAACCAGAAAAGGGTTTTTCCTCCCcacacgggggggggggggtggttttaACACCGTGGCCCCCCCCCAacccatgtgtgtgtgtgtgtgtgtcccgTAAATGTGTGTCCTCTGAAGGAAAGGGGGTTAAAATCAGGGTTAGGACAAGTCCAGCACCAGCAGGGGCCCCCCCCAGCTCCATTTGCAccgtggggggggggggacacacacggTGTTAACCCCCCCTCGGGGGGGGCTTTTTGCCATCTCTGAGCTCAGACGTGCCACCAGGTTTCAAGAGCAGCcggaggggttggggggggccGAGGCCACGCGTGGTCCCCATGGAACCGATGGcgagagggaagagggagggat is a window of Strigops habroptila isolate Jane unplaced genomic scaffold, bStrHab1.2.pri NW_022045586.1_ctg1, whole genome shotgun sequence DNA encoding:
- the LOC115602937 gene encoding vesicle-associated membrane protein 5-like — encoded protein: MAGLWQCQREAEAVAGLMQQNMLRALERDGRLRDLDTRAQSLRAMSESFSRSSRAVALQRPHRSRRRWAAAAAGTGLVLIVLLVLVLVLVLRRDPGPVPAPPGATGPPPAPAEPPR
- the GGCX gene encoding LOW QUALITY PROTEIN: vitamin K-dependent gamma-carboxylase (The sequence of the model RefSeq protein was modified relative to this genomic sequence to represent the inferred CDS: deleted 2 bases in 2 codons), which gives rise to MAAAAAGEQRERDVPRAPAGPARRRRPEQAPGPAAAEPEPGPEPEPSVTRRLLGFELRDLTRWHRFVRLLHRPTDPAALGAFRAAFGLLMVLDVPQERGMALLDRRFLDGLEVCRFPLLPALRPLPLDGMYLLYTVMMLGALGMMLGCWYRLSCVAFLCPYWYVLLLDKTSWNNHSYLYGLLAFQLTLLGADRYGSVDGLFRPQKRNAHVPLWNYTLLRAQIFLVYFIAGLKKLDMDWVSGYSMGSLARHWLFTPFRLVLSEQSTSLLVVHGGGLLLDLSAGFLLLLDATRPIALVFVTYFHCMNSQLFSIGMFPYTMLASSGLFCHPGWPRRLVARCPRWLRGGLPSTRPPPPSPDCHYGARGGLRPRQHLAAAFTVLYVLEQLFLPYSHFITQGYNNWTNGLYGYSWDMMVHSRFHQHVKITYRDGLTGDVGYLKPGVFTQSRRWKDHADMLKQYATCLSQLLPRYNISEPQIYFDIWVSINDRFQQRLVDPRVDVVRAPWSPWRRTPWVLPLLLELSPWRQRLQELESSLDGHTDAVFIADFPGLHLENFVSEDLGNTSLRVLRGEVLVELVEQHQNHSLREGEGLQLPAGQYHKVHTVSAEPSCYMYLYVNTTARALEHNLTRLQELRDRLRNGTAPEPLPPELRPLLGEPLPPGAAADPLVALLLRRERRRRERGAGLGQRLRRFLRRKLHLFRRSVLMTCISLRNLAVGRPPPQRLAQELAFADWRPAEEEEEGAGGAMDTAGGGHGARALSVPPPSEPERGALNPVLFASWGQFWWNRNKME